One genomic window of Streptomyces sp. NBC_01498 includes the following:
- a CDS encoding acetyl-CoA C-acetyltransferase → MSTEAYVYDAIRTPRGRGKANGALHGTKPVDLVVGLIHEMRDRFPGLDPAAIDDVVLGVVSPLGDQGSDIARIAAVAAGLPDSVAGVQENRFCASGLEAVNLAAAKIRSGWEDLVLAGGVESMSRVPMGSDGGAWAMDPMTSIRTGFAPQGIGADLIATLGGFTRRDVDTYAALSQERAAAAWKDGRFARSVVPVRDMNGLTVLDHDEHLRPGTTADSLAALKPSFAQIGERGGFDAVALQKYHWVEKIDHVHHAGNSSGIVDGASLVAIGSRETGERYGMTPRARIVSAAVSGSEPTIMLTGPAPASRKALAKAGLTVDDIDLVEINEAFAAVVLRYVAEMGLPLDKVNVNGGAIALGHPLGATGAMILGTLVDELERQDKRYGLVTLCVGGGMGVATIVERV, encoded by the coding sequence GTGAGCACCGAAGCGTATGTGTACGACGCGATCCGCACCCCGCGCGGTCGCGGCAAGGCCAACGGCGCCCTGCACGGCACCAAGCCGGTCGATCTCGTCGTCGGTCTGATCCACGAGATGCGCGACCGGTTCCCCGGCCTCGACCCGGCGGCCATCGACGATGTCGTCCTCGGCGTCGTCAGCCCCCTCGGCGACCAGGGCTCCGACATCGCCCGGATCGCCGCCGTCGCCGCCGGACTGCCCGACAGCGTCGCCGGCGTTCAGGAGAACCGCTTCTGCGCCTCCGGTCTCGAAGCCGTCAACCTGGCCGCGGCGAAGATCCGTTCGGGCTGGGAGGACCTGGTCCTGGCCGGCGGTGTCGAGTCCATGTCGCGGGTGCCGATGGGCTCCGACGGCGGCGCCTGGGCGATGGACCCGATGACCAGCATCCGTACGGGCTTCGCCCCCCAGGGGATCGGCGCCGACCTGATCGCCACCCTCGGCGGCTTCACCCGGCGTGACGTCGACACGTACGCGGCCCTGTCCCAGGAACGCGCGGCGGCGGCCTGGAAGGACGGCCGGTTCGCCCGCTCCGTCGTCCCCGTCCGCGACATGAACGGACTCACCGTCCTCGACCACGACGAGCACCTGCGGCCCGGCACCACCGCCGACTCGCTGGCCGCGCTCAAGCCGTCGTTCGCGCAGATCGGCGAACGCGGCGGCTTCGACGCGGTGGCGCTCCAGAAGTACCACTGGGTCGAGAAGATCGACCACGTCCACCACGCGGGCAACTCCTCCGGCATCGTGGACGGCGCCTCCCTCGTCGCGATCGGCTCCCGCGAGACCGGCGAGCGGTACGGCATGACACCCCGTGCCCGGATCGTCTCGGCCGCCGTCTCCGGCTCCGAACCCACCATCATGCTCACCGGCCCCGCGCCCGCCAGCCGCAAGGCCCTCGCCAAGGCCGGACTGACCGTCGACGACATCGATCTCGTGGAGATCAACGAGGCGTTCGCCGCCGTCGTCCTGCGCTACGTCGCCGAGATGGGCCTGCCCCTCGACAAGGTCAACGTCAACGGCGGCGCCATCGCGCTCGGCCACCCGCTCGGCGCCACCGGCGCGATGATCCTCGGCACCCTCGTGGACGAACTGGAGCGCCAGGACAAGCGGTACGGCCTCGTCACGCTCTGCGTCGGCGGCGGCATGGGCGTCGCCACGATCGTCGAACGCGTCTGA